A segment of the Actinomyces sp. oral taxon 171 str. F0337 genome:
ATGACCGGGACCGCGACCGTGTCGCCCGGAGGGACGTCCCGAGATGCTCGGGTGCAGGCACGCGAAGTCAGCATTCCGGGCCCGTCTCCCGCTGACGCCGGAACGATCCGCAGAATGCTGCGGAGGCGAGGCTATCACAGGGCCGGACCACCTGCCGAGGCCGAATCAGCCGTATTCAGAGTCATTCCGGTCACCACAGGCGCTTCCTGATGAGGGCTTTCCACAGGGCCGATCACACTCCCGTCGACCACGGGCGGTAGACGCGCACTCTGAGGGCATGCAACCAGAACGTTCCCGGCAGGACCGGCAAACCCGAGCACATCGCACGACTCTGTATTGTCCCCGCATCTCACCCCACCGTCTTGCCGTGCTGGCAACGGCCCTGGCCGCCTGCGGCTCACTCGCCGCACTGCCCGGAGCACCACCGGCTCAGGGCATGAGCGCAGTCACCGTTTCAGCCACCGGCGCCGCCCTGACCACGGCTCCGGTCCCACCGATCCAGGAGCCGGTGATTCCCGAACTGACGGGGACTGCGCCAGAACCACCCCGAGTAATCCCCTTCCCAACCGCGTCGACGTCAACCTCGTCAGCCTCGTTCTTCACAAGCGCCAGTCTCCCCTCCCGGCTCATTGAGGAGACGGGGACGAGCGGTCAGGAGGGAACGGACCGGGCTGCGGACCCTCGGCGAGCGCGGGGGCACTACCGGTGGCCGACCGGCGCACCGGCCACCGTGGTGGAGGACTTCGATCCGCCCGCCGTCGTGTGGGGCCGCGGACACCGGGGAGTCGATCTTGCGGCTGCTGAGGGCACACA
Coding sequences within it:
- a CDS encoding M23 family metallopeptidase, with the protein product MLATALAACGSLAALPGAPPAQGMSAVTVSATGAALTTAPVPPIQEPVIPELTGTAPEPPRVIPFPTASTSTSSASFFTSASLPSRLIEETGTSGQEGTDRAADPRRARGHYRWPTGAPATVVEDFDPPAVVWGRGHRGVDLAAAEGTQIRSAAAGTVAFAGMVAGRPVVSVDHADGIRTTYEPVEPTVSAGDTVGAGQVIGTLLPGHRSDGVCALHWGARTGPKTYINPLRLLQPAVIRLKPLH